A genomic segment from Paenibacillus sp. FSL K6-1096 encodes:
- a CDS encoding radical SAM protein, whose translation MRIVVVSTNTLLKPLPALPVGAGMVYSALAAAGFETCFVDLAFVEEPLEVLRETLEAFRPELICLSVRNIDNQVIQQPESYLPFIREVMKVCRTSSSARVMLGGAAMLVMPAELVQALGADYGIKGSGGEAEAVRLARELEQGLAPETGTVRIADPAYHPVYSRIPPKLLFAPQYFIPNPRIKKASMGYQASRGCSRHCIYCSEGYNQPVACRIPAEQFREDMRILETEYQVHNITFVDGVFNHDVEETLAFCQLIGRTSPSLEWSCALTPAQITEELIRALKENGCRFVDIGADSASRQMLRRMGKQFTPEQLVTLGRLLEQYHLPYSVSLLFGGPGECEATVQETVQVVNEMNPVYILASQGIRVYPHTSLYHVALQEQVIRPEDDLLTPVFYQSKEYNAGLLTKALEGSRHIYKDMLMNSIGGRT comes from the coding sequence ATGAGAATAGTGGTCGTGTCTACGAATACGCTGCTGAAGCCGCTGCCGGCCCTTCCGGTCGGGGCGGGGATGGTCTACTCGGCGCTGGCGGCTGCCGGGTTCGAGACTTGTTTTGTGGACCTGGCCTTCGTTGAGGAGCCGCTTGAAGTTCTGCGCGAGACGCTGGAGGCGTTCCGCCCGGAGCTGATCTGCCTGTCGGTGCGCAATATTGACAACCAGGTGATTCAGCAGCCGGAGAGCTATCTCCCGTTCATCCGGGAAGTGATGAAGGTCTGCCGGACCAGCAGTTCTGCCCGGGTCATGCTGGGCGGTGCGGCTATGCTGGTGATGCCGGCGGAGCTGGTGCAGGCGCTGGGGGCAGATTACGGGATCAAGGGGAGCGGGGGCGAGGCGGAAGCGGTGCGGCTGGCCCGCGAACTGGAACAGGGACTGGCCCCGGAGACAGGGACGGTCCGGATCGCAGACCCTGCCTATCATCCGGTGTACAGCCGTATTCCGCCGAAGTTGCTGTTCGCTCCGCAGTATTTTATTCCGAATCCACGCATCAAAAAGGCTTCTATGGGCTACCAGGCCTCCCGGGGCTGCAGCCGCCACTGCATCTACTGCTCGGAGGGCTACAACCAGCCCGTGGCCTGCCGGATTCCGGCGGAGCAATTCCGTGAGGATATGAGGATTCTGGAGACGGAATATCAGGTGCATAACATTACGTTCGTAGACGGTGTGTTCAACCATGATGTGGAGGAGACGCTTGCGTTCTGCCAGCTGATCGGCCGCACCAGCCCGTCGCTGGAATGGAGCTGCGCCTTGACCCCGGCCCAGATTACGGAGGAGCTGATCCGCGCGCTGAAGGAGAACGGCTGCCGCTTCGTGGATATCGGGGCTGACTCCGCTTCCCGGCAGATGCTGCGGCGGATGGGCAAGCAATTCACTCCAGAGCAACTGGTGACACTGGGCCGCCTGCTGGAGCAATACCACCTCCCGTATTCGGTATCGCTGCTGTTCGGCGGACCGGGGGAGTGTGAAGCGACTGTGCAGGAGACGGTGCAGGTGGTGAACGAGATGAATCCGGTCTATATTCTGGCGAGCCAGGGCATCCGGGTATATCCGCATACTTCGCTGTATCATGTTGCACTTCAGGAGCAGGTGATCCGGCCGGAGGATGATTTACTAACTCCCGTGTTCTATCAGTCGAAGGAGTATAATGCCGGTCTGCTCACGAAGGCGCTGGAGGGATCGCGCCACATCTATAAGGATATGCTTATGAATTCAATTGGAGGAAGGACTTGA
- the hemW gene encoding radical SAM family heme chaperone HemW, whose product MNKPLYPFREIGIGHYPMGNTPVTPEDSQRLPSLMNLDRTAASPKLAYVHIPFCDSICPFCPYPKAFNEQEARQEYLAALFRELEMYGNTPQIRNSTVEALYIGGGTPSVLEEEEITALFEQLQATLPMQHIEEITFEGNPASFTASKLKLLHALGVNRISLGVQTFNDVLGRRLGLLQTAEDSLRSIQESREAGIANVSLDLMYNLPGQTMEEWLEDLAKVAELGIGHVTLFPLKIIPGFGLAKRISSGELPACGDIGLEQQMYVEACHYLESQGYAVESTYDFVLPGGHHVYSRKHFDDHLDLLSVGLGAFGDVGGYAYQNVKLLPEYVKKITSGTLPIALGYEVKADDLPNQFLAMGLRRTAIDRQKFRHKFGNFPEELFPDLFAKFVMEGLVEIREDTIALTRFEGLFWGNNVCKEFCEEHIKLAFPK is encoded by the coding sequence ATGAACAAGCCGCTTTACCCGTTCCGTGAGATCGGGATTGGACATTATCCCATGGGGAACACGCCGGTCACACCGGAGGACAGCCAGCGCCTGCCGTCTCTGATGAACCTGGACCGTACGGCTGCCAGCCCGAAGCTGGCCTATGTACATATTCCCTTTTGCGATTCCATCTGCCCGTTCTGCCCGTACCCGAAGGCATTCAATGAGCAGGAGGCCCGCCAGGAATATCTGGCTGCTCTCTTCCGGGAGCTGGAGATGTACGGGAATACACCGCAGATCCGCAATAGCACCGTAGAGGCGCTCTATATCGGCGGCGGGACGCCCAGTGTGCTGGAGGAGGAAGAGATTACCGCGCTCTTCGAGCAGCTTCAGGCCACGCTCCCGATGCAGCATATCGAGGAGATCACGTTCGAGGGCAATCCCGCCTCGTTCACCGCTTCCAAGCTGAAGCTGCTTCATGCGCTGGGCGTGAACCGGATCAGCCTGGGGGTGCAGACCTTCAACGATGTGCTGGGCAGACGCCTCGGCCTGCTCCAGACCGCAGAGGATTCGCTGCGCAGCATTCAGGAGTCCAGGGAGGCGGGAATTGCGAATGTCAGTCTGGACCTGATGTACAATCTGCCGGGTCAGACGATGGAGGAATGGCTGGAGGATCTGGCGAAGGTGGCGGAGCTGGGGATCGGCCATGTCACGTTATTTCCCCTGAAGATTATCCCCGGCTTCGGTCTGGCGAAGCGCATTTCCAGCGGTGAACTGCCGGCCTGCGGCGATATCGGGCTGGAGCAGCAGATGTATGTGGAAGCGTGCCATTACCTGGAGTCACAGGGGTATGCGGTCGAATCCACCTATGACTTTGTGCTGCCGGGCGGGCATCATGTCTATAGCCGTAAGCATTTCGACGACCACCTGGACCTGCTCTCGGTCGGACTGGGGGCCTTCGGCGATGTAGGCGGCTACGCTTACCAGAATGTGAAATTGCTCCCTGAATATGTGAAAAAGATTACATCCGGCACCCTGCCCATTGCTTTAGGCTACGAAGTGAAGGCGGACGATCTGCCGAACCAGTTCCTGGCGATGGGCCTGCGCCGCACAGCCATTGACCGCCAGAAGTTCCGGCATAAGTTCGGTAACTTCCCGGAGGAGCTGTTCCCTGACTTGTTCGCCAAGTTCGTGATGGAGGGACTGGTCGAGATCCGCGAGGACACGATTGCGCTGACACGGTTCGAGGGGTTATTCTGGGGCAACAATGTATGTAAGGAGTTCTGTGAGGAGCATATTAAGCTGGCTTTTCCAAAATAA
- a CDS encoding 2-dehydropantoate 2-reductase N-terminal domain-containing protein, with translation MRILFFGRGVISVQYAWAMEQAGHTVEFYVREGRKETFGSSIKLEMWDARKGKQLVKENWNVTLHEKISPGYDLIIVSVNTEQLPAAAQLLSAVAGSTPILIFNNLWQDLKSSISPLSMNNVVFGFPGGGGGIEDNRLRGGFLKMLFLEQPRAGTEAINNKVKVLLESAHFKIKWIKDMQNWLWNHFAMNAAMETEVLRLGSFAALMNDSDSFANVGRNMREMIPVIKARGGNADMTSLLLTKIPPALLGTLFNKVIFAKGSLARLFMEYNNSKAGFAILEVVREAKRLGIAMPRLTSALENSGQYKAEALG, from the coding sequence ATGCGAATTTTATTTTTCGGCAGAGGTGTCATATCGGTCCAGTATGCTTGGGCGATGGAACAGGCAGGGCATACCGTGGAATTTTACGTTAGAGAAGGGAGGAAAGAAACTTTTGGAAGCAGCATTAAGCTTGAAATGTGGGACGCACGAAAAGGAAAACAGCTCGTCAAAGAAAACTGGAACGTTACATTGCATGAGAAAATCAGTCCCGGTTATGACCTCATTATTGTGAGTGTCAACACGGAACAGCTTCCGGCAGCAGCACAACTATTATCGGCAGTTGCCGGGAGCACGCCTATCCTCATCTTCAATAACCTTTGGCAGGATTTGAAATCATCGATTTCGCCTCTGTCTATGAACAATGTGGTCTTTGGATTCCCGGGAGGCGGCGGTGGCATTGAGGACAACAGGCTTAGAGGCGGCTTTTTAAAAATGCTGTTTCTGGAGCAGCCACGGGCAGGCACTGAAGCTATTAACAACAAGGTCAAAGTGCTATTGGAAAGTGCCCATTTTAAAATTAAGTGGATCAAGGATATGCAGAACTGGCTCTGGAATCACTTCGCGATGAATGCGGCAATGGAAACCGAGGTGTTGAGACTGGGAAGCTTTGCGGCACTTATGAATGATAGCGACTCTTTCGCAAATGTTGGCAGAAACATGAGGGAAATGATCCCGGTAATAAAAGCCCGGGGCGGAAACGCTGATATGACCTCTCTGCTGTTGACTAAGATCCCGCCGGCACTGCTCGGCACGCTGTTTAACAAGGTGATTTTTGCAAAAGGTAGCTTAGCACGGCTTTTCATGGAATACAACAATAGCAAAGCAGGCTTTGCGATACTTGAAGTGGTGCGGGAAGCGAAAAGATTAGGTATAGCTATGCCACGGCTTACTTCGGCGTTGGAAAATTCGGGGCAATACAAAGCAGAGGCATTAGGATAA
- a CDS encoding TetR/AcrR family transcriptional regulator, producing MNKQPEITDKTRQTFINVFCDLYSQKPIEKITIQEIAKRSGYNRSTFYQYFTDIYELLDNVEERVFTSIKEEMASREFSTHTFQDALQCLENAEEISMLKALLGDYGSVRFIERLKREIPFERLIVDLPANEALAPYIIEFYISTLISMFRLWIRNDKDLSSEELVKLIDTLFTNGIGTTVIP from the coding sequence ATGAATAAGCAACCTGAAATTACGGATAAAACAAGGCAAACCTTTATCAATGTATTCTGCGATTTATATAGTCAGAAACCCATTGAGAAAATAACCATCCAAGAGATCGCAAAGCGATCAGGATATAACCGCAGCACCTTTTATCAATACTTTACGGATATCTATGAGTTGTTGGACAATGTTGAAGAGCGTGTCTTTACATCCATTAAAGAGGAAATGGCAAGCAGAGAGTTCTCCACACATACCTTCCAAGACGCACTTCAATGCCTGGAAAACGCAGAGGAAATTTCAATGCTGAAAGCCCTCTTGGGCGACTATGGTTCTGTTCGTTTTATTGAACGTCTGAAAAGAGAAATTCCTTTTGAGCGATTAATCGTCGACCTTCCGGCAAATGAAGCTTTAGCACCCTATATCATTGAGTTTTACATATCCACACTAATTTCGATGTTTCGCTTATGGATACGGAATGACAAGGATCTGTCGTCGGAAGAATTGGTCAAGCTGATAGATACCCTATTTACAAATGGGATTGGGACTACGGTGATTCCTTAA
- a CDS encoding VOC family protein: MIQSIVHIALVVNDYDEAIEFYTKKLNFMLIEDTYQPEQDKRWVVISPPGSVGTTILLAKASKPEQEQFVGNQTGGRVFLFLNTDDFWRDYKDMVSKGIEFVREPQDQSYGKVAVFKDLYGNLWDLLELNEDHPIAKRVR; the protein is encoded by the coding sequence ATGATTCAGTCCATTGTACATATTGCTCTGGTCGTAAATGATTATGATGAAGCCATAGAATTTTATACAAAAAAGTTGAATTTCATGTTAATAGAAGATACGTATCAGCCGGAGCAGGATAAACGCTGGGTGGTGATTTCGCCTCCTGGCTCTGTGGGGACTACGATCTTACTTGCCAAGGCGTCCAAACCTGAACAAGAGCAATTTGTCGGCAACCAGACGGGTGGGCGGGTATTCTTGTTCCTGAACACCGATGACTTTTGGAGGGATTATAAGGACATGGTCTCCAAGGGCATTGAATTTGTTAGAGAGCCCCAGGATCAATCTTACGGAAAAGTAGCCGTATTTAAAGATTTATACGGGAATTTATGGGATCTGTTGGAGTTGAATGAGGATCATCCGATTGCTAAACGTGTTAGGTGA
- a CDS encoding RidA family protein, with protein sequence MTEQTVASRLATLGIVLPNASEPAAKYANFVKVNGLLFVSGKGPAGTPKGKLGQDYTTAEGYEFARQTGIEILAVLQTALGTLDKVKRVVKIQGFVNAAASFEEHHKVLNGCSDLMQDVFGEKGIHARSVFGAVSVRDNLPIIIDSIFEVEESI encoded by the coding sequence ATGACTGAACAAACAGTGGCTAGTAGATTAGCAACATTAGGCATCGTCCTCCCCAATGCAAGCGAACCGGCAGCTAAGTACGCAAACTTTGTAAAAGTAAACGGGTTATTGTTCGTTTCAGGCAAAGGGCCTGCTGGTACGCCCAAAGGTAAGTTAGGTCAGGATTATACCACGGCAGAAGGTTATGAGTTTGCACGGCAAACAGGGATTGAAATTTTGGCTGTACTACAAACAGCTTTAGGTACTCTGGATAAGGTGAAACGAGTCGTCAAAATTCAAGGCTTTGTTAATGCGGCCGCCAGTTTTGAAGAGCATCATAAAGTGCTTAATGGCTGTTCTGATCTGATGCAGGACGTTTTCGGAGAAAAAGGTATCCATGCCCGTTCAGTCTTTGGAGCTGTTTCGGTTAGAGACAATCTTCCCATCATTATTGATTCTATATTTGAGGTTGAGGAGTCTATATGA
- a CDS encoding nucleotidyltransferase domain-containing protein, with amino-acid sequence MILEKVINRIVMQSEYKVIVDKYIDNILTEFKDKIHSIYMCGSIPKGTAEPYKSDADFTIVCVDPKDIDYERLSNIKERLLEEYPIVTKIDTIVCSIDDVLSKPNEWGFWVKIICVCIYGHDVGEQVPPIVISPEFILDLNTETKEEVDRIHSSLTNASNNAMKTRYIKGYSKRLIRALYSLVLEDTGVWEDDLSKMKNAILNYCEIDSSLVDYLYACYLDSNVPVEEFLGIAEEVFSYLENTLNVMAAMRG; translated from the coding sequence ATGATATTAGAAAAAGTTATAAATAGAATTGTAATGCAAAGTGAATATAAGGTTATTGTTGATAAGTACATAGATAATATACTAACCGAATTTAAAGATAAAATTCATAGCATTTATATGTGCGGCTCAATTCCAAAAGGGACTGCTGAACCTTATAAGTCAGATGCAGACTTTACTATTGTATGTGTAGATCCCAAAGATATCGATTATGAAAGATTGTCAAATATTAAAGAAAGGCTACTGGAAGAATATCCAATAGTAACTAAGATTGATACGATAGTTTGCTCGATTGACGATGTGTTAAGTAAACCAAATGAGTGGGGGTTTTGGGTAAAGATAATTTGTGTCTGCATATATGGTCATGATGTTGGTGAACAAGTACCACCGATCGTTATTTCTCCAGAGTTCATTTTAGACTTAAATACAGAGACCAAAGAGGAAGTAGATCGTATACATAGCTCACTTACTAATGCTAGTAATAACGCAATGAAAACTAGATATATTAAAGGTTACTCTAAGAGATTAATTCGTGCATTATACTCTTTGGTTTTAGAAGATACAGGGGTATGGGAAGATGATCTTTCTAAGATGAAGAATGCCATATTAAACTATTGTGAGATTGACTCTTCTTTAGTTGATTATCTGTATGCTTGTTACTTGGATAGTAATGTACCTGTTGAAGAGTTTCTGGGAATTGCCGAAGAAGTATTTAGCTATTTGGAGAATACCTTAAATGTAATGGCTGCTATGAGGGGATGA
- the pyk gene encoding pyruvate kinase, with protein sequence MKERTIMSKTKIVCTIGPSSESPEMLRKLIQAGMNVARLNLAHGELEEHAERIRHIREAAKELNQYVAVLLDIKGPEIRIGKIASDYVELIPGEAVVLTTQEVLGTKERIQVTYKQLPQDVKPGSSILIDDGLIRLEVIKAEGTEITCLIKNGGKLKQRKGVNVPGIKTSLPGVTEKDIRHIKFGIEQNIDIIAQSFVRKAEDILEIKHILSKHKASHIQVIAKIENDEGLENLDAILSVADGLMVARGDLGVDLPVEDVPLVQKEMIKKSNLAGKPVITATHMLESMQMNPRPTRAEASDVANAVLDGTDSLMLSGESAAGKYPLESVEVMARIAARAESVLGSYGRCNSKVNEAATTVTGAIGESVVRTTLALCAKAILALTESGFTARMIAKHKPTAPVIAISTKESVLHALSLTWGVIPLLRDESASSTDAAVAAAVELARSAGYVQNGDLVIITAGVPAGCTGTTNLLRVHRVGEEDFE encoded by the coding sequence ATGAAGGAGAGAACAATCATGAGCAAAACTAAAATCGTCTGTACCATCGGCCCCTCCAGTGAAAGCCCCGAAATGCTCCGGAAGCTGATCCAAGCCGGTATGAACGTCGCCCGCCTGAACTTAGCCCACGGAGAGCTGGAGGAACACGCGGAGCGCATCCGCCATATCCGGGAGGCAGCCAAGGAGCTAAACCAATATGTTGCCGTCCTGCTCGACATCAAAGGTCCGGAAATTCGCATCGGAAAAATAGCCTCGGACTATGTGGAATTGATCCCAGGTGAAGCTGTGGTTTTAACCACTCAGGAGGTGCTTGGCACCAAGGAACGCATTCAAGTAACCTATAAGCAGTTGCCCCAAGATGTGAAGCCTGGAAGCAGCATCCTGATCGATGACGGTCTGATCCGTTTGGAAGTCATAAAGGCCGAGGGGACCGAGATCACCTGCCTTATCAAAAACGGCGGCAAGCTGAAACAACGCAAGGGCGTCAACGTTCCCGGCATCAAAACCAGTCTTCCCGGCGTAACCGAGAAGGACATCCGGCACATCAAATTCGGTATTGAGCAGAACATCGACATTATCGCTCAATCCTTCGTCCGCAAAGCCGAAGACATTCTTGAGATTAAGCATATTCTCAGCAAACACAAGGCCAGCCATATTCAAGTCATCGCAAAAATCGAAAATGACGAGGGCTTGGAGAACCTGGACGCCATCCTGAGCGTAGCCGACGGCTTGATGGTTGCCCGTGGCGATCTGGGAGTAGATTTACCGGTGGAGGATGTACCGCTGGTTCAGAAAGAAATGATCAAGAAGAGCAACCTGGCGGGAAAACCGGTTATTACCGCTACCCACATGCTGGAGTCCATGCAAATGAACCCACGTCCGACCCGTGCGGAAGCAAGCGACGTCGCCAACGCTGTCCTCGATGGTACCGATTCTCTAATGCTGTCTGGTGAATCCGCTGCTGGCAAGTACCCTCTGGAGTCCGTGGAGGTTATGGCCCGCATCGCCGCACGCGCTGAGTCCGTCCTGGGAAGCTACGGCCGCTGCAACTCCAAGGTTAACGAGGCTGCCACCACTGTAACGGGCGCCATCGGCGAATCCGTTGTACGCACTACCCTCGCGCTCTGCGCCAAGGCTATTCTCGCTCTGACTGAAAGCGGCTTTACTGCCCGGATGATTGCCAAACATAAGCCCACTGCACCGGTCATCGCCATATCCACCAAGGAGAGTGTACTACACGCCCTTTCCTTGACCTGGGGCGTAATTCCACTGCTCCGCGACGAGTCTGCTTCCAGTACTGACGCAGCCGTTGCAGCCGCCGTTGAACTGGCCAGGTCAGCCGGATATGTTCAAAATGGCGACTTGGTAATCATCACCGCCGGTGTCCCGGCAGGCTGCACCGGAACCACCAACCTGCTGCGGGTTCACCGAGTGGGCGAAGAAGATTTTGAATAA
- a CDS encoding LysR family transcriptional regulator produces MNLHALKIFHTISEKGGVTRAAEELRISQPAVTAQVRNLEKELGIQLLASKGRGILVTDAGQMLASHAKRLFALERELDEAVREYKAGFSGVLRIVATYLPANLLLPEWLALYKQGHPSVEVVLNTANSREAVEGLLQYDAEVAVYGGGWEEQSGIEWEELLEDELWFVVPKNHPYGGKEITLAEMMKVPFILREEGSSTRERLFSLCRALNVSPPKVGLQFNGVNEMVRAVIAGYGAIFISSLAVRDNVERGEVERVRVKGTSLLNPIAVCTRKHETLSPAAAAFLSLVREQSKEWARH; encoded by the coding sequence ATGAATCTTCATGCTCTTAAGATATTCCACACCATCTCTGAAAAAGGCGGAGTCACCCGCGCCGCAGAGGAACTGCGGATTAGTCAGCCTGCGGTTACAGCTCAGGTACGCAACCTGGAGAAGGAACTGGGTATACAACTGTTAGCCTCCAAGGGACGTGGCATTCTAGTGACCGATGCGGGTCAGATGCTGGCCAGCCATGCCAAACGATTGTTTGCATTAGAGCGTGAGTTGGATGAGGCCGTCCGAGAATACAAGGCCGGGTTCAGCGGAGTTCTGCGGATTGTCGCCACCTATTTGCCTGCTAATCTGCTGCTGCCGGAATGGCTGGCTCTTTACAAACAGGGGCATCCTTCCGTGGAGGTGGTTCTGAACACTGCAAATTCCCGGGAAGCGGTGGAGGGGCTACTGCAGTACGATGCCGAGGTAGCCGTATACGGAGGAGGCTGGGAGGAGCAATCGGGCATTGAATGGGAGGAGCTTTTGGAGGATGAGCTCTGGTTTGTTGTCCCCAAAAACCATCCATATGGCGGAAAGGAAATTACTTTAGCGGAAATGATGAAGGTTCCCTTCATTTTACGAGAAGAAGGGAGTTCAACCCGGGAACGTCTCTTCTCCTTATGCCGGGCTTTGAATGTGAGTCCTCCCAAGGTCGGTTTACAATTTAATGGGGTGAACGAGATGGTTAGGGCCGTCATCGCGGGCTACGGTGCCATTTTTATCTCTTCCCTGGCCGTAAGGGATAATGTGGAGCGCGGGGAAGTGGAACGTGTGAGAGTCAAAGGCACTTCGCTGCTGAATCCGATTGCCGTCTGTACACGGAAGCATGAGACATTGTCGCCGGCGGCAGCAGCATTCCTCTCATTGGTTCGGGAGCAGTCGAAAGAATGGGCAAGACATTAA
- a CDS encoding HAD-IIIA family hydrolase yields the protein MNLEAVFIDRDGTLGGNGHFIHPWDFELYPFSTEALQLLKEHGIPIIALTNQHNISRGRATEIEFRNEFDSYGFDAAYICPHEPEDGCVCHKPQPGMLRQAATDLGLDLTRCAVIGDVGSIDMLAAAAVGARRILVETGWGMQSLDKYRHQWYEQAAPDYIAKDLLDAAKWLVSTIKRTMAE from the coding sequence TTGAACCTTGAGGCTGTATTTATCGATCGCGATGGAACCTTGGGCGGGAACGGTCATTTCATTCACCCCTGGGATTTTGAATTATATCCATTTTCAACAGAAGCATTGCAACTGCTCAAAGAACATGGAATCCCGATCATCGCCCTTACGAATCAGCACAACATATCGAGGGGACGGGCTACAGAAATAGAGTTCAGGAATGAATTTGACAGTTACGGATTCGACGCCGCATACATATGTCCCCATGAGCCTGAAGACGGCTGTGTATGCCACAAACCGCAACCGGGAATGCTTCGGCAAGCGGCCACCGATCTTGGATTAGATTTAACCCGGTGTGCGGTGATTGGCGATGTGGGTTCAATCGATATGCTCGCTGCTGCAGCAGTGGGGGCCAGAAGAATTCTGGTCGAGACAGGCTGGGGGATGCAATCCTTGGATAAATACCGTCACCAGTGGTATGAGCAGGCAGCGCCCGATTATATTGCGAAAGACCTTCTGGATGCTGCAAAATGGCTGGTTAGCACAATAAAGCGGACAATGGCTGAATGA
- a CDS encoding copper amine oxidase N-terminal domain-containing protein, with amino-acid sequence MWKRGFAGWLVASLLFTGSALTTGTASAAASAIQISMNNSFVDTDVAPYITNGTTMVPLQVAQKIPGSSIQWHNASKTVTLTRDGQTVTLVAGQQTAKIGNQDVKLEAASVIRKGRVMVPLRFMAESTGAYVLWNPKQRIVFVASKSSEELKQQLASSNLAEARTAALKLPRVSALKQFEVGGVEGGNFDYYFPEGRADQFFLSGGNGISYYEVVGDHSEVKWTATFDWKVKAASGLFFLPYRITNQDGTLPKLTGRVVFYHYMGHIGESGYGFIDREGKETILGMKGMESEVFFEIPGEVKP; translated from the coding sequence ATGTGGAAAAGAGGCTTTGCCGGATGGCTTGTCGCTTCGCTGCTATTCACTGGAAGTGCCTTAACCACGGGAACGGCTTCAGCCGCTGCATCTGCGATTCAGATCTCGATGAATAACTCATTTGTGGATACGGATGTGGCCCCGTATATCACGAATGGCACTACGATGGTCCCCCTGCAGGTGGCCCAAAAAATCCCCGGCAGCTCCATCCAATGGCACAACGCCTCGAAGACAGTCACGCTTACCCGGGACGGACAGACCGTCACCTTAGTGGCGGGCCAACAAACAGCAAAGATCGGCAACCAGGATGTGAAACTCGAAGCCGCTTCGGTCATCCGCAAAGGGCGGGTGATGGTTCCCTTACGCTTCATGGCTGAATCCACGGGGGCTTATGTTTTGTGGAATCCCAAGCAGCGGATCGTCTTTGTCGCTTCCAAATCCAGCGAGGAGCTTAAGCAGCAATTGGCCTCCTCCAATCTGGCTGAAGCCCGGACCGCCGCTCTGAAATTACCCAGAGTTAGCGCACTTAAGCAATTTGAGGTGGGCGGCGTTGAAGGAGGCAATTTCGATTACTATTTTCCGGAGGGACGGGCTGACCAATTTTTCTTATCCGGGGGTAACGGTATCTCCTATTATGAAGTTGTGGGAGACCATAGCGAAGTCAAGTGGACCGCCACCTTCGACTGGAAGGTTAAAGCGGCAAGCGGGCTGTTCTTTCTTCCTTACCGGATTACCAACCAGGATGGCACACTCCCCAAACTAACAGGCCGGGTTGTATTCTACCATTACATGGGCCATATCGGAGAATCGGGTTACGGGTTCATCGACCGTGAAGGCAAAGAGACTATTTTGGGAATGAAGGGTATGGAGTCAGAGGTGTTTTTTGAGATTCCGGGAGAGGTAAAGCCTTAA